A genome region from Maridesulfovibrio salexigens DSM 2638 includes the following:
- a CDS encoding GumC family protein produces MQESSDIAYYFDVLKRRKYQFLIPAGAVFSLIFILAFVLSPVYKSTATILIEDQDIPQDLVQTTVTGFVEERLQAISQIVLSHGNLLNIIKEFELYPDLVGKYTTEEIIAKMREDIQLEPITAEVTNQYSGRPGTATVAFTLSYEGRSPQKVAQVANVLTSLYLKENLKEREEKATSTFEFLELQLAELRSEILELESNIALFKEEHVNELPELLIHNMNSMERLQRELDKVQEQIVSLKNRKVYLEGQRASIDPNLRIVANDGTRFPTAREDLEKLRREYLSLQSRYSSRHPDVLAMKRQIESLEKEVDAADNLDSINREIKNKEQELTVLRKKYSEKHPEVIMLRKQIDSLNESLEEAALQYSMFDSASDVPDNPGYIQIETQIASTELEIVEAERNYAELSNKYASYQRRVVNTPQVEQEYKVLMRDYENAQLKYQDINNRLLAAREAKGLEQSQLAERFTLIDPPIVPEKPIRPNRLALILVGFVLSLGVGASTGTILEFMDRSIRRPEELSAIVKYPVLAIVPYWETEIEARALVRRKWIMTIVFLSTVAVSVVAVHIFFMPIDVIAVKLVRKIVLNF; encoded by the coding sequence ATGCAGGAAAGCTCGGATATTGCATATTATTTCGATGTTCTTAAGCGCAGGAAATACCAGTTCCTAATACCTGCGGGAGCTGTATTTTCTTTGATTTTCATATTGGCCTTTGTGCTTTCTCCGGTCTACAAGTCCACGGCAACTATTTTGATCGAGGATCAGGATATTCCTCAGGATCTGGTTCAGACTACTGTTACAGGTTTTGTTGAAGAGAGATTGCAGGCAATTTCGCAGATAGTTCTCAGTCATGGTAACCTTTTAAATATTATCAAGGAATTTGAGCTGTATCCTGATCTGGTCGGTAAATATACTACAGAAGAAATTATCGCCAAGATGCGCGAGGATATTCAGCTTGAGCCTATTACCGCTGAAGTTACCAACCAGTATTCCGGTCGTCCGGGGACTGCGACAGTCGCATTTACCCTTTCTTATGAAGGGCGCAGTCCGCAGAAAGTGGCTCAGGTTGCTAACGTCCTTACCTCCCTTTATTTGAAAGAAAACTTGAAGGAGCGAGAGGAAAAAGCCACATCGACCTTTGAATTCCTTGAGTTGCAGCTAGCCGAGTTGCGTTCCGAGATTTTGGAGCTGGAATCAAACATTGCCCTCTTCAAGGAGGAGCATGTAAATGAGTTACCGGAGCTGTTGATTCATAATATGAATTCTATGGAACGCCTTCAGCGGGAGCTCGATAAGGTTCAGGAGCAGATCGTTTCCTTGAAGAACCGTAAGGTTTACCTTGAAGGACAGCGGGCCAGTATTGATCCTAATCTGCGTATTGTCGCCAATGACGGAACCCGTTTTCCTACAGCCCGGGAAGATCTTGAGAAACTCCGGCGCGAGTATCTTTCGTTGCAATCGCGTTATTCTTCAAGACACCCTGATGTGCTGGCGATGAAAAGGCAGATTGAATCCCTTGAAAAGGAAGTCGATGCTGCTGACAATCTCGACTCAATAAACCGGGAAATTAAAAATAAAGAGCAGGAACTTACGGTTCTGCGTAAGAAATATTCTGAGAAGCACCCTGAAGTAATCATGCTTCGAAAGCAGATAGACTCCCTTAATGAGAGCCTTGAAGAGGCTGCTTTGCAGTATTCGATGTTTGATTCTGCTTCTGATGTTCCTGATAATCCGGGCTACATCCAGATTGAGACGCAGATTGCCTCTACAGAACTTGAAATTGTCGAGGCGGAGAGAAACTATGCGGAGCTTTCCAATAAATATGCCTCCTATCAGCGCAGGGTAGTTAATACTCCGCAGGTGGAGCAGGAGTATAAGGTGCTGATGCGTGATTATGAAAACGCCCAGCTCAAGTATCAGGACATTAATAACAGACTGCTGGCAGCTCGTGAGGCAAAAGGTTTGGAGCAGAGTCAGCTTGCAGAACGTTTCACCCTGATCGACCCTCCGATTGTTCCAGAAAAGCCGATTCGTCCTAACAGGCTGGCTTTGATTCTTGTCGGCTTTGTTCTTTCGCTAGGTGTTGGAGCCAGTACCGGTACTATTCTGGAATTCATGGATCGTTCTATTCGCAGGCCGGAAGAATTGTCGGCTATTGTGAAGTATCCGGTGCTTGCTATTGTTCCATATTGGGAGACAGAGATAGAGGCTCGGGCGCTGGTACGCAGAAAATGGATTATGACGATAGTGTTTTTATCTACAGTGGCAGTGAGCGTAGTTGCCGTTCATATTTTCTTTATGCCGATAGATGTCATCGCTGTTAAATTAGTACGTAAAATAGTTTTGAATTTTTAA